One genomic segment of Kordiimonas sp. SCSIO 12603 includes these proteins:
- a CDS encoding sodium-dependent transporter, protein MAGATGHQQWSSRWTFMLAAVGSAVGLGNIWKFPYEAGEGGGGAFVLVYLAFVFAIGLPCLIAELSLGRRGQLSPIGSMSKIAEEEGRSKLWSLIGWSGVLGGFIVLSFYSVVGGWVLYYIVEAFTGFEGYDAAKSGATFTAFITDPTKPIIAHAAFLFITLGIVARGVQGGLEKAVTFLMPALFVLLLGLMIYSGITADFGAAVNFLFSPDFSKLTGDKVLQALGLSFFSLSLALGSIMTYGSYLTKDINITRSAFTIATADSAVALMAGLAIFPIVFAYDLNPGQSVGLVFTTLPIAFGQMPSIVAILFFFLLTVAAVTSAISLLEPAVAYVEERTGIDRKKVAIIIGLAAFVLGTLSAWGQSGNLLGDVKLFGLDIMSIKDYLTNNIMMPLGGMFIAIFVGWFASRKNMMEELAMEDSTFKIWYFLVRFVCPVAIGAVFVSLII, encoded by the coding sequence ATGGCTGGAGCTACTGGTCACCAGCAGTGGTCATCACGCTGGACTTTTATGCTCGCGGCAGTCGGTAGTGCTGTTGGGCTTGGTAATATCTGGAAATTTCCATATGAAGCAGGCGAAGGCGGCGGCGGCGCATTCGTACTTGTGTATCTTGCATTTGTATTCGCTATCGGCCTGCCGTGTCTGATTGCCGAGCTTTCGCTTGGGCGCCGTGGCCAACTTTCACCGATTGGCTCCATGAGCAAAATCGCCGAGGAAGAAGGCCGCAGTAAGCTTTGGTCTCTTATTGGTTGGTCTGGCGTTCTAGGCGGTTTTATCGTTCTTAGTTTTTATTCTGTAGTAGGCGGTTGGGTTCTTTACTATATCGTTGAAGCTTTCACTGGTTTCGAAGGATATGATGCCGCGAAATCTGGCGCTACATTCACTGCCTTTATCACTGATCCTACAAAACCGATCATCGCTCACGCTGCATTCCTCTTTATTACACTAGGCATCGTGGCACGCGGCGTTCAGGGCGGCTTGGAGAAGGCTGTAACATTCCTAATGCCAGCACTTTTTGTTCTATTGCTCGGCTTGATGATTTACTCCGGTATCACCGCAGATTTTGGTGCGGCTGTTAACTTCCTTTTCAGCCCTGATTTCAGCAAGCTGACAGGTGACAAAGTGTTACAAGCACTTGGCCTTTCATTCTTTTCGCTATCACTAGCGCTTGGTTCGATCATGACCTACGGTTCGTACCTGACAAAAGATATCAACATCACACGCTCAGCTTTCACAATCGCAACAGCGGATAGTGCCGTAGCTCTTATGGCTGGTCTTGCGATTTTCCCGATTGTATTCGCATATGATTTGAACCCAGGGCAGAGCGTTGGTCTTGTATTCACAACACTACCCATTGCCTTTGGCCAGATGCCTTCTATCGTGGCAATCCTGTTCTTCTTCCTACTAACTGTAGCAGCGGTTACGAGTGCGATTTCGCTGCTTGAGCCTGCGGTTGCCTATGTGGAAGAACGCACAGGTATTGACCGTAAAAAAGTGGCTATCATTATTGGTCTGGCAGCATTTGTACTTGGTACACTTTCCGCATGGGGTCAGAGCGGTAACTTGCTTGGCGATGTGAAGCTCTTTGGCCTCGATATCATGAGCATTAAAGATTATCTCACTAACAATATCATGATGCCGCTTGGCGGTATGTTTATCGCAATCTTCGTAGGCTGGTTTGCAAGCCGGAAGAACATGATGGAAGAACTAGCTATGGAAGATAGCACCTTTAAAATCTGGTACTTCCTTGTGCGCTTTGTGTGCCCGGTTGCGATTGGAGCTGTATTTGTTTCACTGATTATCTAA
- a CDS encoding XRE family transcriptional regulator has translation MNIKKLRLERGWSQQQLADISGVSGRTIQRIENGANAGLDSQNALAAAFGLSLSDLQLKLSSYAKQDAAETMEEQVNNLHWKGFFIHLAVYMAVISWIAALSHMMDWSSDGVLWAALVWANMLLLHLLKLINKSEADDQ, from the coding sequence ATGAATATTAAAAAGTTGCGACTGGAGCGAGGATGGTCACAGCAACAGTTGGCAGATATTAGCGGTGTTAGCGGGCGTACTATTCAGCGTATTGAAAATGGCGCGAATGCGGGGCTTGATTCTCAAAATGCCCTTGCAGCGGCTTTCGGGCTATCGCTTTCTGATTTGCAGTTAAAGCTGTCTTCCTATGCAAAGCAGGATGCTGCGGAAACAATGGAAGAACAGGTGAATAACCTTCATTGGAAGGGTTTCTTTATCCATTTGGCAGTATACATGGCGGTGATTTCGTGGATCGCAGCTCTTTCACATATGATGGACTGGTCAAGCGATGGTGTGCTGTGGGCAGCCTTGGTGTGGGCGAATATGCTTTTGCTTCATCTGCTTAAGCTTATCAATAAAAGCGAAGCGGACGACCAATAA
- a CDS encoding amidohydrolase, producing MMRYLKSLFLAMVLVAPAWAQDDFLQEDAAPSAAEERQVADTIIWGGMIYTADDAKPQVEAVAIKNGRFIAVGSRAEVELLQGVETRIIDLDGNTLFPGFVDAHAHLSGIGNRELSLNLDTVKSLAAFKGAVLAWRASHPDDVVVTGRGWIETHWPEKRFPSRWDIDDVVSDVPVILRRADGHALVANSKAFELAGITSETDAPFGGEIVRNKLGENTGMLVDAAQSLLNDLVPETTDEDIAERLVKGSEVYASRGWTGMHNMSVSWGEVDQLEELSDSDGVKIRVYNSVVPEAAADLFASGARASDDGTIITRAIKLYMDGALGSRGAALIEPYSDADTSGLVLITKEDTMPMLVEALNEGIQVNMHAIGDRANRMLLDWFEEAMNTVPAIARPVENPRWRDEHTQIVNQEDILRYQQLGVIPSMQPSHAIGDLHFAPARLGDERLDGAYAWSSLIDSGVIIAGGSDAPVEKGDPLIEFYAATARKDLNGFQAENWHEEEALTRAEALKMFTLWPAIASFQENDLGSIVVGKKADLTAFDTDLMTTVESDIPKARAMMTMVDGNIIYLRSE from the coding sequence ATGATGCGATATCTCAAGTCACTGTTTTTAGCTATGGTACTTGTAGCCCCAGCTTGGGCACAGGATGATTTCTTGCAGGAAGATGCGGCACCTTCGGCTGCTGAAGAGCGGCAGGTTGCAGATACTATCATATGGGGCGGAATGATCTACACCGCTGATGATGCAAAGCCGCAAGTAGAGGCTGTCGCTATTAAAAATGGACGTTTTATCGCTGTTGGATCAAGAGCTGAAGTAGAGTTGTTGCAAGGGGTGGAAACACGAATTATCGATCTGGATGGTAATACGTTATTCCCGGGTTTCGTCGATGCTCATGCTCATCTTTCAGGTATTGGAAACCGAGAGTTATCACTGAATTTGGATACCGTAAAATCCCTTGCTGCTTTTAAAGGTGCGGTGTTGGCGTGGCGGGCTTCGCATCCCGATGATGTTGTGGTTACCGGTCGAGGCTGGATTGAAACGCACTGGCCGGAAAAACGTTTTCCATCGCGCTGGGATATTGATGATGTTGTATCAGATGTGCCGGTTATTCTTAGACGGGCAGATGGTCATGCGCTTGTTGCTAATTCCAAAGCTTTTGAGTTGGCTGGTATCACCAGTGAAACTGATGCCCCGTTTGGAGGTGAAATTGTTCGCAACAAACTTGGTGAAAATACAGGTATGCTTGTGGATGCCGCTCAATCTCTGCTGAATGATTTGGTGCCTGAAACAACAGACGAAGATATTGCAGAGCGTTTGGTTAAAGGGAGTGAAGTTTATGCCTCCCGTGGTTGGACTGGCATGCATAACATGTCTGTAAGTTGGGGTGAAGTTGACCAGCTGGAAGAACTGTCTGATAGCGATGGTGTGAAAATACGCGTGTATAATAGTGTAGTGCCGGAAGCTGCTGCTGATCTTTTTGCTTCTGGTGCTCGTGCCAGTGATGACGGCACAATTATTACCCGTGCGATCAAGCTTTATATGGATGGTGCACTAGGCTCTCGTGGTGCAGCTCTTATTGAGCCCTATTCAGACGCAGATACTTCAGGTCTTGTGTTGATCACCAAAGAAGACACCATGCCAATGCTGGTTGAAGCACTGAATGAAGGCATTCAGGTGAACATGCATGCCATTGGTGACCGTGCAAACCGTATGCTTCTTGATTGGTTTGAAGAAGCTATGAACACTGTACCTGCGATAGCGCGGCCTGTTGAGAATCCGCGGTGGCGCGATGAACATACCCAGATCGTAAATCAGGAGGATATTCTCAGGTATCAGCAGCTTGGAGTTATCCCAAGTATGCAGCCCTCGCACGCGATTGGTGATTTGCACTTCGCACCAGCCCGTTTGGGCGATGAACGCCTTGATGGCGCTTATGCATGGTCTAGCTTGATCGATAGCGGTGTTATTATCGCTGGTGGTTCGGATGCTCCTGTCGAAAAGGGTGATCCGCTTATTGAGTTTTATGCGGCAACTGCCCGGAAAGATCTGAATGGTTTTCAGGCTGAAAACTGGCATGAAGAAGAGGCCCTGACACGGGCAGAAGCGTTAAAGATGTTTACGCTATGGCCAGCGATAGCTTCTTTTCAGGAAAACGACCTTGGCAGCATTGTAGTAGGTAAAAAGGCCGATCTAACAGCTTTTGATACGGATCTGATGACAACTGTTGAGAGTGATATTCCAAAAGCTAGAGCCATGATGACTATGGTGGACGGCAATATTATTTATCTGCGATCGGAATAA
- a CDS encoding putative O-glycosylation ligase, exosortase A system-associated, with amino-acid sequence MRGLLVALMIFIWMPLAVFKPQIGVLVWSWVSHMAPQSYTYNFARGFPFLVTVAAVTIIGMFLSRDKNRLVGHPAIVAMLIYWAWVVTTTFTAMEPSVSQTKLIHMSKVMLFAILSTVIMQSANRLKAFVWVMFASLAFIGIKGGLFTVLTGGNSRVQGAGGMMGDNNQLAMAMSMLLPFAIYMAMHPPAKILKWPLRISAILIPISVVGTHSRGGFVALAGVIGMLVLKTKRKFLTLLVIAVVGATAITFMPQSWKNRIESTEGATEDSSFIGRVSMWKFSTNVVKDEPVFGGGFDIFYVRHAAELWMPPGYKARAPHSIYFEVLAEHGYTGLILFLTMLFTGWYAGGTQAKLYQRYEETKWIGDLCWACQLSMVAYAIGGLTVNIATFDVFYHILAILVMSSVVGEQLRAGKLTLISTGEVYGAKQENTKWTPGGAAAAQTSRGDKEKSTQVRLDR; translated from the coding sequence ATGCGCGGCTTACTAGTTGCATTGATGATATTCATCTGGATGCCATTGGCAGTCTTCAAACCACAAATAGGGGTTTTGGTTTGGAGCTGGGTGTCGCATATGGCTCCTCAAAGCTATACTTATAACTTTGCCAGAGGCTTCCCATTTCTTGTGACAGTGGCTGCCGTAACCATTATAGGCATGTTTCTTAGTCGAGATAAAAACCGCCTCGTCGGACACCCCGCAATCGTAGCTATGCTCATTTACTGGGCTTGGGTGGTTACAACCACCTTTACCGCCATGGAACCAAGCGTTTCTCAAACAAAGCTTATCCACATGTCCAAGGTGATGCTCTTTGCTATTTTATCAACTGTTATCATGCAATCGGCCAATCGCCTGAAAGCTTTTGTATGGGTTATGTTTGCATCCCTCGCTTTCATTGGCATTAAAGGCGGTTTATTTACTGTTCTAACAGGCGGAAACTCTAGAGTACAAGGCGCAGGCGGCATGATGGGGGATAACAATCAACTCGCCATGGCTATGTCCATGCTGCTACCTTTCGCCATCTATATGGCTATGCATCCACCCGCAAAAATACTGAAGTGGCCACTTCGTATTTCTGCTATTTTAATTCCGATTTCTGTTGTCGGAACCCATTCACGTGGCGGCTTTGTTGCGCTGGCCGGAGTGATTGGTATGCTTGTTTTGAAAACTAAGCGTAAGTTTTTAACCCTACTTGTTATTGCTGTAGTAGGTGCTACAGCAATAACTTTTATGCCCCAAAGCTGGAAAAACCGCATTGAAAGTACTGAAGGTGCAACAGAAGATAGCAGTTTCATTGGTCGCGTATCCATGTGGAAGTTCTCAACAAATGTCGTAAAAGACGAGCCTGTTTTTGGTGGGGGGTTTGATATTTTCTATGTTCGGCATGCTGCTGAACTTTGGATGCCGCCGGGCTACAAAGCGCGTGCACCACACTCCATCTACTTTGAAGTACTAGCAGAACACGGTTACACGGGGCTTATTTTATTCCTAACCATGCTTTTCACAGGTTGGTACGCCGGTGGCACACAGGCCAAACTCTATCAAAGGTATGAAGAAACAAAATGGATTGGTGATTTATGTTGGGCATGTCAGCTCAGTATGGTTGCTTATGCCATTGGTGGATTGACTGTAAACATCGCTACGTTTGATGTGTTTTATCATATCCTAGCAATATTGGTGATGAGCTCTGTCGTAGGTGAACAATTACGCGCCGGGAAACTTACCCTTATATCAACAGGGGAAGTATATGGTGCAAAGCAAGAGAATACCAAATGGACACCAGGAGGTGCCGCCGCTGCGCAAACATCTAGAGGCGATAAAGAAAAATCCACACAGGTACGACTAGACCGCTAG
- the pspF gene encoding phage shock protein operon transcriptional activator: MANHSDQMIGSSPALLDMMDKISRAAPLDKPMLVIGERGTGKEMIAARLHYLSNRWNNTYQKVNCAALPETLLESELFGYEAGAFTGAQKRRKGRFEVADDGSLFLDEIGTMSAAAQEKLLRVIEYGEFERVGGTETLTVNVRIIAATNIDLPSAAEAGEFRHDLLDRLAFDVITVPPLRERTEDIPVLAEHFGMQMASDLEWLQFPGFTKDAMDAMLEYAWPGNIRELKNVVERAIYCAWDGEAPVGDIIFDPFDSPYRPKTKTNRRQQELDTPKAETEISKEPSVALPTDEFCFRTQVNAYETELLKHALTENKYNQRAAAKFTGLSYDQFRHALKKHSIDI; the protein is encoded by the coding sequence ATGGCAAATCACTCGGATCAGATGATCGGATCATCTCCTGCGCTTCTTGATATGATGGATAAAATCAGTCGGGCAGCTCCTCTTGATAAGCCCATGTTGGTCATCGGTGAGCGCGGGACGGGTAAAGAAATGATTGCAGCCCGCTTGCACTATCTTTCCAACCGTTGGAACAACACATACCAAAAGGTGAATTGCGCGGCACTTCCGGAAACATTGCTTGAAAGTGAGTTGTTTGGTTATGAAGCTGGCGCTTTTACGGGCGCGCAAAAACGCCGTAAGGGGCGCTTTGAAGTAGCTGATGACGGTAGCCTGTTCCTTGACGAGATTGGTACCATGAGTGCCGCAGCTCAGGAAAAGCTGCTCAGGGTTATCGAGTATGGTGAATTTGAACGTGTTGGCGGTACGGAAACGCTTACTGTTAATGTACGTATTATAGCAGCTACGAACATTGATCTGCCGTCTGCGGCTGAGGCAGGCGAGTTTCGCCATGACCTTCTCGACCGTTTAGCTTTTGACGTGATTACCGTGCCGCCACTTCGGGAACGTACAGAAGATATTCCAGTGCTTGCAGAGCATTTCGGGATGCAAATGGCAAGTGATCTGGAATGGCTCCAGTTCCCAGGGTTCACAAAAGATGCCATGGATGCCATGCTTGAATATGCATGGCCGGGCAATATTCGTGAATTGAAGAATGTGGTTGAGCGGGCAATTTACTGTGCGTGGGATGGTGAAGCACCGGTGGGTGATATTATCTTTGATCCTTTCGATAGTCCTTACAGACCTAAAACTAAAACAAATCGCCGCCAACAAGAGTTAGACACGCCAAAGGCCGAAACTGAGATCTCAAAAGAACCAAGTGTTGCCTTGCCTACTGATGAGTTTTGTTTCCGTACGCAAGTGAATGCCTACGAAACAGAGCTTCTGAAACATGCTCTGACAGAGAATAAGTATAATCAAAGAGCAGCGGCAAAGTTCACCGGGCTAAGTTATGATCAGTTCAGGCATGCTTTAAAGAAACATTCTATTGATATTTGA
- the pspA gene encoding phage shock protein PspA → MGIFSRLTDIVNSNINSILDRAEDPEKIIRMVIQEMEDTLVEVRSSAAKSIADQKDVERRLKKLDKAQADWEKKAELAISKGRDDLAKGALIEKAKVADMAAHLQEELSQLAEALTRNEEDVVKLEAKLREARAKKATIQARHKTASAQVRVKKNLYDGRIQDAFDRFDKVDARLDRIEAEAEAMDLGKTQTLAEEIAGLEADDDIEKELEALKAKASSGANDNKAAPKKKAASK, encoded by the coding sequence ATGGGTATTTTTTCCCGCCTGACAGACATTGTTAATTCAAACATTAATTCGATTCTTGATCGGGCTGAAGATCCGGAGAAAATCATCCGTATGGTTATCCAGGAAATGGAAGATACACTTGTTGAAGTACGTTCCAGTGCTGCCAAGTCTATCGCCGACCAGAAAGATGTAGAACGCCGACTTAAGAAGCTTGATAAAGCACAAGCTGATTGGGAAAAGAAAGCCGAACTAGCAATTTCCAAAGGTCGCGATGATCTAGCGAAGGGTGCTCTTATTGAGAAGGCCAAAGTAGCTGATATGGCTGCTCACCTTCAGGAAGAGTTGAGCCAGCTTGCAGAAGCGCTTACACGTAATGAGGAAGACGTTGTTAAGCTTGAAGCAAAGCTTCGCGAAGCACGCGCCAAGAAAGCAACCATTCAGGCACGCCATAAAACAGCCTCTGCTCAGGTTCGCGTGAAAAAGAACCTTTATGATGGTCGCATTCAGGACGCATTTGATCGCTTTGACAAAGTAGATGCTCGTCTTGACCGTATCGAAGCGGAAGCAGAAGCGATGGATCTCGGCAAAACACAGACGCTTGCTGAAGAAATCGCTGGCCTAGAAGCTGACGACGACATCGAAAAAGAGCTTGAAGCACTGAAAGCAAAAGCATCATCGGGGGCAAACGATAATAAGGCAGCTCCAAAGAAAAAAGCGGCGTCGAAATAA
- the pspB gene encoding envelope stress response membrane protein PspB: MDEAIPIMIILFVILPWIIFHYITKWKAMKGISPEDEASFSDLRTSADRLEERLRTMERIMDDEIPDWRSRHHEKF; encoded by the coding sequence ATGGATGAAGCCATTCCAATAATGATAATTCTGTTTGTGATTTTACCGTGGATTATCTTCCACTACATCACAAAATGGAAAGCAATGAAGGGCATTTCGCCAGAAGATGAAGCTTCTTTCTCAGACTTGAGAACTTCAGCAGACCGCCTTGAGGAACGCTTGCGCACAATGGAGCGCATTATGGATGATGAAATACCGGACTGGAGGAGCCGTCATCATGAGAAGTTTTGA
- the pspC gene encoding envelope stress response membrane protein PspC, whose translation MRSFDHRPTKLYKIPQRGRVAGVCAGVADYLDISTGAVRFMTVVLALFTSIIPALIIYAILAMVLDAKPYDLYEDEQEEEFWKQTRKAPDYTAAELRRRFRDIERRTSDMEAYMTSKRFRLERELQRLED comes from the coding sequence ATGAGAAGTTTTGATCACAGACCAACCAAACTTTATAAAATCCCGCAGCGCGGACGTGTTGCAGGTGTATGTGCCGGAGTTGCTGATTACCTAGATATCAGCACAGGTGCCGTAAGGTTTATGACAGTTGTTCTGGCGCTTTTCACTTCCATAATTCCAGCTTTGATCATCTACGCAATACTTGCGATGGTCTTGGACGCAAAACCATATGACCTTTACGAGGATGAGCAAGAAGAAGAATTCTGGAAACAAACACGTAAAGCACCGGATTATACAGCAGCAGAACTACGTCGCCGTTTCCGGGATATAGAGCGCCGCACCAGCGATATGGAAGCATACATGACCAGTAAACGCTTCCGCCTGGAACGCGAACTACAGCGATTAGAAGACTAA
- a CDS encoding MFS transporter, which translates to MSDQSNGYPRPAYAWYMVALLLLIYTFSFIDRQILGLLGSSIKADFQISDTEFGLLTGFAFAVFYTVFGLFCARIADTRSRRGLIAVGLFVWSLMTAASSLARSFGQLFLLRIGVGVGEATLAPAANSLLADSFPKERLATALSVYSMGIPVGSALAFIVGGQVIALAGSVPDISVPGFGLLTGWQKVFLMVGLPGILLTLLVFTIKEPERKGLSGDAKAIPVKEVWGHVKQRFRAYSSICLGVSFNAALGFGSVTFLALFFDRFHGVGPAEVGTTFGTISIFTGTGGLLLGGFIADKLYKMGRKDAHVIALLVAPLGYGIPSLVLPFMENTTMVWVLLGFANFFINLPSGVAYASLQLITPNQMRGQIIAMYVLCTSIIGYGAGPFLLGFFTDSLFGDEMMLNYSMALLAATATPLSIGFYLWGRKAYAKALEEEESRIAAAS; encoded by the coding sequence ATGTCAGACCAATCTAACGGTTACCCACGCCCGGCTTATGCCTGGTATATGGTGGCCCTTCTGCTACTTATCTATACTTTTTCTTTTATTGATCGCCAAATTCTTGGCTTGCTTGGTTCATCAATTAAGGCAGATTTTCAGATTTCTGATACGGAATTTGGTTTGCTTACAGGTTTTGCATTTGCGGTGTTTTACACTGTTTTTGGCCTGTTTTGCGCGAGAATCGCGGATACTCGGTCCCGTCGGGGTTTAATTGCGGTAGGGCTGTTTGTATGGAGCTTGATGACAGCAGCTTCATCGCTTGCGCGAAGCTTTGGCCAGCTGTTCCTCCTTCGTATCGGTGTTGGTGTTGGTGAAGCAACGCTTGCACCTGCTGCTAATTCACTGCTTGCAGATAGTTTCCCAAAGGAGCGGTTGGCAACGGCGCTTTCTGTTTACTCGATGGGTATTCCTGTTGGCTCCGCACTCGCCTTTATTGTGGGCGGGCAGGTGATTGCGCTCGCTGGTTCTGTGCCTGATATCTCGGTACCAGGGTTTGGCCTGCTTACTGGCTGGCAGAAGGTGTTCCTTATGGTTGGTCTGCCGGGCATATTGCTTACACTTCTGGTGTTCACAATCAAGGAACCTGAGCGTAAAGGTTTGTCAGGTGATGCGAAGGCCATTCCAGTAAAAGAGGTTTGGGGGCACGTAAAGCAGCGTTTCAGAGCATACTCCAGCATATGTTTGGGTGTTTCTTTTAATGCGGCCCTTGGCTTTGGTAGCGTTACTTTTCTTGCGCTTTTCTTTGACCGATTCCACGGTGTTGGCCCTGCAGAGGTTGGTACGACGTTTGGTACCATCTCAATATTTACAGGAACCGGCGGCTTGCTGCTTGGCGGTTTTATAGCTGACAAACTATATAAAATGGGTCGTAAGGATGCACACGTTATTGCGCTTCTGGTTGCACCGCTTGGATATGGTATTCCATCATTAGTGCTTCCTTTTATGGAAAATACTACAATGGTTTGGGTGCTTCTTGGGTTTGCGAATTTCTTCATTAATTTGCCGTCGGGGGTAGCTTACGCAAGCCTTCAGCTTATTACGCCAAACCAAATGCGTGGTCAGATTATTGCCATGTATGTTTTGTGTACCAGTATTATCGGATATGGTGCAGGCCCGTTCCTCTTGGGCTTCTTTACAGATAGCTTGTTCGGCGATGAAATGATGCTGAACTATTCGATGGCATTGCTGGCTGCAACGGCAACACCGCTTAGTATTGGTTTCTATCTTTGGGGGCGGAAGGCTTATGCAAAAGCCCTGGAAGAGGAAGAAAGCCGGATCGCAGCGGCTTCATAA
- a CDS encoding SufE family protein has product MSLENTTIVEILDTFEFLDDWEERYKYIIDLGKKLTPLAPEEMVDENKVRGCQSQVWLVAETDVDGKIHLRGDSDAFIVKGLVAVVLLIFSGKTAAEIQATNAKEILDQMGLSAHLSPLRANGLFSMVERIERMAA; this is encoded by the coding sequence ATGTCGCTTGAAAATACAACGATCGTTGAAATTTTGGATACTTTTGAATTCCTCGATGATTGGGAAGAGCGCTATAAATATATTATCGATCTTGGGAAAAAGCTTACACCGCTAGCCCCAGAAGAAATGGTTGATGAAAATAAGGTTCGTGGTTGCCAGAGCCAAGTGTGGCTTGTTGCAGAAACAGATGTTGACGGCAAAATTCACCTACGCGGCGATAGCGATGCCTTCATTGTAAAAGGCTTGGTTGCGGTAGTTCTTCTAATTTTCTCTGGCAAGACTGCCGCTGAAATTCAAGCAACAAATGCTAAAGAAATTCTGGATCAAATGGGCCTTTCCGCCCACCTGTCCCCTCTTCGCGCCAATGGCCTTTTCTCCATGGTGGAGCGCATCGAACGCATGGCTGCATAA